The DNA segment CTCATTCAGCCCAGTCAAGATTTTATTTATGGCTGGTGCGAAAGGAAAGAAATAGCAGAAAAAGATTGGGCAAAATTAATGGCAATGCCAAGAATCCAAGAAAGAATATGGAAAGAAGTGGATGTACTCAATGAGAACTTTGCCAATTATATGAGAATAAAGAAAGTTCTTTTGGTTTCAGATATTTGGAAAGTAGAAAATAAACTACTGACACCTACTCAAAAACTTAAAAGAAGGAATATTTATCAAAAATATCAAAGAGAAATAAAAGATATTTACGATATTTAGATTAGAAGTCTTATAGATTTGAAAAGGGTTTCAGTATTTTTGAAGAATATTGAAACCTTTTTTTTCGAAATAAACGAAACTGCTTGAATACAGAATTTCACATAGCCAAGGGGATTATAAAAGGAAAACTCACACAAAATTCGAGTTCTAAACCTATCATATCGGCATCTATAACCACTATTTCCGTTGGAATTATTGTATTGATTATTGCAATTGCAACAGGTAAAGGTTTTAAAGAAAAGATTGAAGAAAAGATGTCTTTTTTTACGGCAGATATTAGAGTTTCGTTTAACAATAATAGCGATATTCATCATTATAAACCCTTAGAAAAAGATGATGAACAAACGCAAAAATTTTCACAAATTGAAGGTGTTAGCAGTATCTATAAAGCTTCATATAAAGTAGGGGTTCTCAAAAATGGGAAAGAAGTACACCAAGTGTTTTTTAAGGGAGTTGATTCTGAATTTCCTTGGAAACGTTTTGAAAAATTTATTGTGAGTGGGAGCGTGCCCAAAACAGGTACTAAAGAGGTGTTGGTTTCTCAGAAAGTGATTGATCTTTTAGGTTATAAATTAGGTAATGATCTAATTATAACTTTCTTTGATGATGATAAACAAAGAATAAAATCACGTAAACTAAAGATTGTTGGGATATATAAGTCTGGCTTTTCTGAATTTGATAAGCAATATATTCTCGGTGATTTGGCTATGATTCAAAAATTAAACCGTTGGAAGAAAGGGGAATTTAGTTTTTGGGAAATTTACATAAAAGATAAATCAAGGCTTGAGGAAATGAGAGAGATCGTGAATGCTCAGAGTCAGTTTTATCATAAAATTTCTACTTATAGGGAGATTTATCCCAATATTTTCCACTGGACAGATAGTTTTGATTATAATATTTATATCCTAATTATCATTATTGGAGCTGTGACCTCCATTAATATGGTTTCCACAGTGTTGATTATCCTTTTGGAGCGTTCGCAAATGATCGGTGTACTTAAAACACTTGGGATGGAAAATGGAAAAATAAGAAAGTTATTTAGTTATTATCTTTTGTATTTAGTAGGAAAAGGAATTTTTTGGGGTAATTTGATTGCCATAAGTTTTTGTCTTATTCAATCGTATTTTAAAATAATACCTTTACCTTCAGAAGGATATCATATAGATCATGTACCAATTCAATTGAATTTTTCGGATATTATTTCGGTAAATATATTGGTGCTGAGCATTGTTTTTATAGTGATGTTTTTACCTTTGTTATACATACGTCGTTTACAACCCTCAAGAATATTGCGTTTTAAGTAATGTTTTTTTAAAAAATGAAACCATGAGAAATTTTGATTTTTACAATCCCACAAAAATCCTATTTGGAAAAGGGGAAATAGCAAAAATATCACAAGAAATCCCAAAAGATTCTAAAGTTTTATTGCTTTATGGAGGTGGAAGTATTAAGAAAAACGGTGTTTATAAACAAGTTATCGAGGCATTAGAATCTTACGATTATATTGAGTTTTCTGGAATTTCAGCAAATCCAGAATACTCGATACTTATGGACGCATTGGAAGTTATAAAAAAAGAACAAATTACTTACTTGTTAGCAGTAGGTGGAGGATCAGTAATTGACGGAACGAAATTTTTATCTTCAGCAAGTCTCTATGACGGAGAGGAACCATGGGATATTCTGAGTAAAAAAATTAGAACTGAAATAGGAATGCCGTTTGGATGCGTGCAAACACTTCCTGCAACGGGTAGCGAAATGAATTCTGGAGCGGTAATAAGTAGAAGCGAGACAAAGGAGAAACTTGGGATGGGTGGTCCTGGTTTATTTCCGAAGTTTTCTGTTTTGGATCCAGAGGTAATTCATTCAATTCCAAAAAGACAAATTGCAAACGGTATTGTAGATGCCTTTACTCATGTTTTGGAGCAATATATGACTTTTCCGATAGGAGCAGGGCTTCAAGATCGATTTGCAGAAAGTATTCTTTGTAATTTAATAGAATTAGCTCCTGCAATGTACTCAGGGGATTTTAGCTATCAGCAAGCAGCAGATTATATGTGGAGTTGTACAATGGCTCTCAATGGACTGATTCAAAAAGGTGTGCCAACAGACTGGGCTATTCATGCTATGGGACACGAATTAACTGTTTTATACGGTATCGATCATGCCAGAACCTTGGCAATTATTATGGAGCCTCATTATCGATATAATTTTGATGCTAAAAAAGAAAAATTAGCTCAATATGCTAGAAGAGTTTGGGGTATTTTGGAAGGAGATTCTCATGATCAAGCTCATTTGGCAATTGAAAAGACTAAAGGGTTTTTCAAAAGTTTGGATGTTCAATTGAAACTTTCAGATTATAGCGAAGATTATCACCAAGCACCGGAATCTATTGCAAATACTTTTGAGGAAAGAGGATGGTTAGGGATTGGAGAGCACGGGACGCTTAACCCGAAAGACGTATTTAAAATTGTACAAAATGCCCTTAAGTAATTGTTAAGGAAGACACAAATCATCCAAGACTATGTGTAGGATGGTATTTTATTGATTTAGGGCTACTTGTCATTCATTTGCTGAATTGCAATATTTATATCTGTAAGCCTCGATTTATCTTCCGCTTTTGCTATTAAAGATATAAAATGACAATTACCCATTTCATCTTTGATAATTATCTCATCCTTAACAAAATCTTTATCTTTCATGAAATTGAAAATGCAACTAAAAAGCTTATGTCTAAATTCATTTGGTTTCAAATAACTGTTCTTTTCAGAAATAGATAAATCATTACTGATATCACAGTAATAATACAGCACTGTATTATTTTCTATCATAAAATATCTTATTATCCTAGCAATACCAATTAAATCCTTTAAGCTTAAAACTTTATTGGATGGCTCAACTAAAACAAGGGATAGACTAATAAGAGGGATGGAGAATTCTTGAAGCTTGAATTTTTCAAAGTTTATTAAAAACTTACTACCAACACTACTAGTAAAAGGTACTACAGTATTATCATCAAGCATAAATAAACGCTTTTATTTAGAAAAATAAAGCTCCTTTTTTAAAATAAGCTCCTTTTTTGTTTTCTCTTTATTTTCTTTCAGAGATTTTATAAAGAATAGAAGCTTTTTTGAGGGTTTATTGATATGTAAAGTCTTGTTGTTCATTATACAAACTTATTATATATATCACAATATAAAAAATATTTTTTAAATTTTTGAGAAAACAGCTCTCTAATTTCAATCTTCAATCCTTCGTATATCTCTAACAGATATAAGTAACTAAGATTATTTTTCCTGACTCAAGTTTTCGTATACTGTGCTGATTTTTATTTATTTTTATGCCTAATTCAAGTTGAGTTAACCTACTCTTCTCCTTATAACTTTCATTTTTAATCCAAGTTTTGTTTGACTTATTTATTATAATAAGATTATAATAAGATTAAAGAGGTGGAAGAGGACGAAATAAGAAAAATGGAAACAATAATGAGAGGAAATCTAATCTTCTAACTCAGGATTTACAACAACGGCGATACCTAAAAAAACATTCACCTAGCGCCACTCCCCCGAAGTTACACATTATTCTCATTGAGAACAGGTGGTTTATTCTTTAGGTCTTTTTGTCTCCAAAGATTCGCATAAAATTTCTCGGCATTAGCCCTGTAAACATCAGAACTATTAAAGATAACGATACCTATGGCAATGATATAAAAACCACGATTGAGTATTAATGAGTTCGAAAAAACATCCCCTTTGTAATGAGTAATTGCCATCAAAATAAAATAAGATGGAACGATAAAAGAGTAAGTATTTTTTGAGTAATTCATGGTTTGAGCTACCATTCTTAAATAAATGATAAAGAACAAAACAATTCCAATAACTCCAAAATAGAGGGTTTGTCTCATGTATCCTGCATCAGTAAACTTGTAGAAAAACCCCGATTTATCGTAATACAAACCATCTCCAAAAATCATGGTTTTATCGGCTATGTCAAAGTAGTGATCTTTTACAAGCTGATCTGAAGATGCTGTTGAAAATTCTCCAGTATCTAAGTAGCTGTAAATAAATTCAAATGCCCAAGGAAGTACCTTGTCATTTATGGAGCTAAAAACGGCGGGAGCAAATGCGCTTAATGCAAAATAGGCGGCAAATAATCCCACTATCGAAATTGCCAATCTTTGAATCGTATAGATAAATAACTTTCTTGACATGGTTTTGTATGTGATTAACATTAAACCAAATGCAATTCCGATACTTCCCGTTCTTCCTGATACGAATACGGAAAAAGCGATAATTGCCAATTTTAAAACGTCAGACAGTTTTGTGTTCTTTTCCAATACTTTATAGGCAAATATGAAAATAGACATTGCTTGAAATAGGGCAAAATCGTAGTTTTTTACAAGAGAAAAACCAAGACCTCGATACCAGTCAAAAGTACCTGTCATTTTTGCTTTTGCTCCAATTAAAGGTAATAACGTACTGCGAATATCATAGGAAATAAAATTCATAAACACAAGAACTCCTTGAATGGTCATGGCTGAGTAAATCAAATTCAGAAGATGGTCTAGTGTATATCCTCTTTTTTGTAAAATCCTGGATAATAATGCGCTAATAACAATAATTTCAAATAAATGCGTCATGATCTGTTCCAGAGGTCCAGTTTGTCTGAAAATACCAATGGTATCATGCATCTCAAGAACAATAATGGTGTAAATGATCAGTATGACATATAAGCCCATTTGTCCTATCAGTAATCTTGGAATAGAGAAAACATTTAAATAGAGTGCTTCCAGAACTACAAGTATCAATACAAATTTGGCAACATTATAGGGTAAACCTGTAAATGGCGGAGCATAGATATATAGAAAAATAAGTAAAAGATAATAAACTGTTTGAAGAGTTCTTTTCTTAACTTTTAACTGAATACGCATTGAGTATTGTTTATATTAGTAGCAAAAATAAGTTTTTCTGAGCATCAAAACACTTAATTTCGCTAAATATGACTTTTAAATGCAAAAAATTTTCGGTTCAAGATGAGAATTCAGGCCTCAAAGTAGGAACAGATGGAATGCTTCTAGGTGCTTGGGCAGATGTGCATAATTTTAACAATGTGCTTGATGTAGGAACTGGTTCTGGACTTATTTCATTGATGTTGGCTCAGCGATTTGATAAGCCTATGATTGATGCAATTGACATTTTTGAAGGTGCTGTTATTGATGCCCAATATAATTTTGAACAATCAGAATGGAAATCGAGATTGAATGTTTTACAAAAGAATTTTACCAATTATCATTTAGGAAAATACGATTGTATCGTATCCAATCCTCCTTTCTTTAATAAATCTACAAAGTCTATTACGGAATCTAAAATGATTGCAAAGCATACTGAAATGCTTTCCGCAGAGATTATTATTGAATATGCTTCTTCGTTTGAAAATATAAAATCGATTCAGTTTGTTTTACCATTTAGTACAGAGGAAGAAATTATCAATTTTGCGAAATCATTTGGATGGGATTTAGCAAGAATCTGTCAAATAAAACCTTTCAAGAGCGAAAAAGCGAATCGTTTATTGATTGATTTTCGACGTTTAAAACAACCAAGTGAAAAAAAACAATTCGCCATTCGTGAAGATAAATTATCCAAAGAATACACAGAGGAGTATATCGACTTATTGAAAGACTTTTTGATTATTTTTTAACTTCATCCAAATACTTAGCGGTTAAGGTTTCTGATTGTATAAAGTCTTCGTTTTTCCCCATAAAGACGATCTCTCCACCTTTGTTTCCTCCCATAGGGCCTAAATCGATATTCCAGTCTGCTAACTTAATTATATCTGGATGATGTTCGATGACCAATATACTATGTCCTTTTTCAATTAATGCATCAAATGCTTTGATAAGGTTTTGGATATCTTTAAAATGTAAACCTGTACTCGGTTCATCAAAAATGAAGAGATGATTGTTTCTTTTTTGTGTTAAATTTAAAAAAGAAGCCAACTTTACTCTTTGGGCTTCACCACCAGAAAGGGTAGACGAAGATTGACCCAGTTTGATATAGGAAAGACCTACATCTAACAAAGGTTTGATCTTTTTTGAGATTTTAGTTTCCCCGTGTTTGTCAAAGAAATCGAATGCTTCTTCTACAGTTGCATTCAAAATGTCGAAAATATTTTTACCCTGAAATTTGATATCCAATATTTCTTCCTGGTATCTATTCCCTTTACAAACTTCACATTCCATTTTGGCATCAGCCAAAAATTGCATTTCTATAGTTATTTGCCCTTCTCCTTGGCAAGTCTCACATCTTCCTCCTGCCGTGTTAAAAGAAAAATGTTTAGGTTTGTATCCCCTTGTTTTAGCGAGTTTTTGTTTTGCCAACAAGTTTCTGATATCATCAAAAATTTTGAGATAAGTTAAGGCATTAGACCTAGAAGATTTTCCAATGGGATTTTGATCAATAAATTCGACTCCATGCAGTAAGTCTTTATTTAGGGTTATTTGTGAAAATGTTTTTGGTTTATTTTGATAAATTTCAAATTCATTTTGAATAGCAGGATAAAGAATTTGCTGAATCAAGGTGCTTTTTCCAGACCCACTCATTCCTGAAACAACTGTGAAAGCTCCAAGTGGAATCTTAATATCTACATTTTTTAAATTATTGGCGTAAGCTCCTTTTAATTCAATGAAGTTTTGAAAGGGTGGAGGAGTAGTGTTTCTTTCTATTAAGATACTTTTATTGAGAAACTGTGCTGTATAACTTTCTTGTGTCTTAAGAATTTCTTGATAGGTTCCTGCAAAAACGATATTTCCACCACCAACTCCAGCTTCTTTCCCGATATCGATAATGTAATCTGCTTCTTGCATAATTTCTTCATCATGCTCAACAACCACAACGGTGTTACCTAGGTCTCTAAGTTCCTTGAGTACGTTTATTAGATTTTTAGTATCGTGAGAATGAAGTCCAATACTGGGTTCATCCAGTAAATAGGTTGAGTTTACGAGTGAAGAACTAAGGGAATTTGCTAAACGTATTCTTTGACTTTCACCACCACTAAGTGTATTACTAGCTCTTTGAAGATTGAGATAGGGAAGTCCTACTTTTAGTAAGGTTTCTAGGCGATTATTTACTTCCAATAGAATCCTGCTTCCTATTTCAATTTCGTTTTCTTCTAGTTTTATTTTGTTAAAAAATTCATAGAGCTGATCCAAAGGAGTTGTTAGCAACTCGGCAATGTCTTTTCCATGAAATTTCACATAGAGTGCTTCGGGTTTTAGTTTTTTACCTTTACAATGTTCACAGGCTGTTTTTCCTCTAAAACGAGCGATTAAAATTCTATTCTGAATTTTGTATGCTTTCGCTTCCAGTTTATCAAAGTACCCTTGTATTCCTGAGTATCGTTTTGAGCTACCTGCCCATATTTTGGATTGTTCTTGTGTTGAGAGTTCTATATAGGGTTTGTGAATGGAAATTTGCTCGGATCTACAAAATTCATAAAGTGCAGTTTTCCAGTCTTCAGCACCTTTAAAATCTGAGAAAGCAATAGCACCTTCATAAATAGATATATTTGGGTTAGGAATAATTAAGTCTTTATCCAGCCCGATTGTTTTTCCATAGCCTTGGCATTTTGGACAGGAGCCTATAGGGCTATTGGAACTAAATAAATCATTAGTAGGTTCTATAAAAGTCATCCCATCCAATTCGAACCTATTATTGAAATTCTTTTTCTCTTTAGAAACTAAATCAATTAAGAATAACTCTCCTTCTCCTTCAAAAAAAGCCAATTCTATAGATTCCGATAGTCGATTTAGTGCATCATCATTTTCTTTATTGAGCTTAAATCGGTCAATTACGAGTATGGAATCTATCTCATACTTCCAATCATCCAAAGAGACTAATTCATCTTTTTCATAAATTCTTGAATATCCTTGATTGGTTAAGATATTTTGGTATTTTTCCGTTTGTTTTTTAATGGGAATGGGAGCTCCAAGTATCCATTTTGATCCGTTTTCTTGTTTTAAAAGAAAATTTATGACATCAATTGCATGGTGTTTTTTTACTTCTTTTCCGCTGATGGGGGAAATGGTTTTTCCTAATCGAGCATAGAGCAAACGTAAATAGTCATAAATTTCTGTTGAAGAACCAACAGTTGATCTCGAATTTGTGGAGATTACTTTCTGTTCAATGGCAATACTAGGAGTGAGTCCTTTTATTTCCTTTACATCGGGCTTATCTATCTTACCCATAAATTGACGTGCGTAAGAAGAAAGACTTTCTACGTATCTTCTTTGCCCTTCTGCATACAGTGTGTCAAATGCTAAACTCGATTTTCCAGAACCAGAAAGTCCGGTAATAACTGTAAGTTTATTTTTTGGAATTTTTATATCGATGTTTTTAAGATTGTGCTGATTTGCACCGTAAATTTCTATATGCGTATGTTTTGCCATCTAATTTTTTATCAAAAAACCCCATTGTCTTATTTGAAGAATGGGGTTTCTGTTATTAAGATATAATCCTCAATTAATAGATTGAAGGGAATTGATTTGGTTTTACTTCACTCATCATATCGTAAATGGCATCAAAAACATCATCTACGTTTGGTTTAGAAAAATAATCTCCGTCTGTCCCATAAGCAGGTCTATGCTCTTTGGATGCTAATGTTTTAGGTTCACTATCCAGATGGAAATAGGCATTTTGTTCTTCAAGTACTTTTTGCATCATATAAGCAGTAGCTCCACCAGGAACATCTTCATCAATAAAGATTACACGGTTTGTTTTCTTGATAGATTCAACGATATCATGGTCAATATCAAAAGGTAAAAGAGATTGTACATCAATTACTTCACAAGATATTCCTGATTTTTCCAATTCTTTCACGGCTTCCATAATAACTCTTAGTGTAGATCCATAAGAAACTATTGTAATGTCTTCCCCATGATGAATGGTTTCCACTTTACCTATCTGTGTTGTAAAAGATCCCAAGTTTTCTGGCATTTGTTCTTTTAAACGGTATCCATTTAAGCATTCTACAATAAGTGCTGGATCGTCCATTTGTAGTAAGGTATTGTAAAACCCTGCAGCTTTAGTCATATTTCTTGGTACCAAAATATGCATTCCTCTCAACGCATGAATAATCATTCCCATTGGAGAACCAGAGTGCCAAACTCCCTCAAGACGATGACCACGTGTTCGAACGATAAGTGGTGCTTTTTGTCCATTCATCGTACGATATCTCACAGTTGCTAAATCATCAGACATGATTTGTAAGGCGTAAAGAAGATAATCTAGATATTGAATTTCTGCAATGGGTCTAAGTCCTCTCATGGCTAAACCTATTCCTTGTCCTAGGATGGTTGCTTCACGTATTCCTGTATCAGACACACGGTTTTCACCATGTTTTTCTTGAAGTCCTTCAAGACCTTGGTTTACATCGCCAATATAACCTGAATCTTCTCCAAAAATCATCACACGAGGATCCTTAGCTAATAAGGTGTCAAAGTTGTCTCTTAGAATTACACGAGCATCTACTTTTTTAGATTCTTCTGAGTATTCTGGAGCAATTTCAGGTACGGTATCAAAACTATTTTCACCCTCTGAAACTAGGTGAGATGAATAGCGATAAAAATTATTTTCAGATTCTAAGGCTAACCATTGTTTTAAAGCTCTAACAGCTTCGTTGTCTTCACCACGTACAGTTCTAAGTGTAGATTTTACGGCACTAAAGATGGCTTTTCGGATAGGTTCCGTATCTTTTTCCAAAGTATTAGCAGTAGGTTCAATAAATACTTTGTTTGGCGAAGCTTCTGCTACTTTTTTAATTAGTGCTACAGCTTCATTTCTTTCTTCTTTTAGTTCATTTAAGAAGTTTGTCCAAGCCTCTCTTTTAGCTTCTTTTACTTCTTGTTGTGCTTCTTTTTCAAGAGCATCAAGTGTTTCGGCATCACCAAAATTGTGCTCTAGAATAAAAGAACGCATTTTTGCAACACAATCAAATTCTGTTTCCCATTCTAAGCGTTCTTTAGATTTGTAACGTTCATGAGATCCCGAAGTTGAATGACCTTGTGGTTGGGTTACTTCATTTACATGAATAAGCACAGGTACATGTTCTTCTCTAGCAATTTGTTCAGCTTTTTCAAAAGCTTCAACGAGTTCTAGGTAATTCCACCCACGTGCTGTAATTATTTCATAACCTTTATCGTTTTCATCTCTTTGAAAACCAGCTAATATTTTAGAAATTGATTCTTTTGTAGTTTGATGTTTGGCGTGTACAGAAATACCATATTCATCATCCCAAACAGACATAATCATGGGTACCTGTAAAACACCTGCCGCATTAATTGTTTCAAAGAATAATCCTTCTGAAGTAGAGGCGTTTCCAATTGTTCCGAAAGCAATTTCATTCCCTCCGTTGGTAAACATTCCTTCTTGATCAGCATCTGGAGTAGCTCGGTAGTATTTTGAAGCTTGAGCAAGACCTAATAATCTAGGCATTTGCCCTGCTGTTGGACTAATATCTGAAGAAGAGTTTTTTTGACTCATCAGACTTTTAAAGCTTCCATCTTCGTTTAATGAACGTGTTCCATAGTGTCCGTTCATCATTCTTCCTCCTGATGCAGGCTCTTTTTCTACGTCTGTATGCGCATATAGTTGGGCAAAAAACTCTTGAACGGTTAATTGTCCAATAGCCATCATAAAAGTTTGATCACGATAATAACCAGATCGAAAATCACCGTTTTTAAAGACTTTTGCCATGGCAAGTTGTGCCAATTCTTTTCCATCTCCAAAAATTCCGAACTTAGCTTTTCCTGTAAGAACTTCTTTTCGACCGAGTAAAGAGGTTTCTCTACTTTTGACAATTAATTTATAGTCATCAAGTATCGTTTTGGTAATCTTTTCTCTAGCCATTTCTGCTTGATCTATATTCATCTGAATTCCTTATTTTGATAAGCAAAAATATAAAAAAAATGGATAAAAATTGGTAATATTTATTTCCAAAAATGTCGTGAGGAAAGGAATTTATTCTATCGTTCTATTTTAAGGAGGAGATTCATTAAACAATTTTGAAAAGATAACTTGAAATTTTATCTTAAAACAGTGTCTTCTATAAAAATTCCATCTTTCATATAAAGCTGTCTGTCTGAAATTTTTGAGAGTTGTTCATTATGGGTTACAACGACAAATGACTGTTTGTTTTCTTCTTTGAATTCCATAAATAATTCATGTAAATCTTGAGCATTCTGTGAATCTAAATTTCCTGAAGGCTCATCTGCCAAAATTATTTGAGGTTGATTAACCAAAGCTCTGGCAACAGCAATTCTTTGTTGTTCTCCACCACTTAGTTCACTTGGTTTTTTATGCCTTTTAGATTCTAACTTCAGTCGTTTAAGTAAGTCTATTGCCTTTTGTGTTGAAACTGTTCTGGTATCTCCTTTTATCCAGGCTGGCATGGCAATATTTTCTAAAGCAGAAAACTCGGGTAAAAGGTTGTGAAACTGAAAAATGAAACCAATATTTTGGTTCCGAAATTTGGCTAAATCATTCTTTTTGAGATTTTTAATATTCATTTTGTTAAACCATATTTCTCCAGCATCAAATTTATCAAGAGTGCCAAGGACTTGTAGTAAAGTTGTTTTACCAGCTCCAGAAGCTCCCATAATGCTTAAAACTTCCCCTTGATTAATGGTGAGATTCACGCCCCGTAAAACCGAGGTGTTCTGGTATGATTTGTAAATATCTTTTAATGTAATCATAGTGATTTTTTCCGTTTCGAATTTACT comes from the Flavobacteriales bacterium genome and includes:
- the uvrA gene encoding excinuclease ABC subunit UvrA; amino-acid sequence: MAKHTHIEIYGANQHNLKNIDIKIPKNKLTVITGLSGSGKSSLAFDTLYAEGQRRYVESLSSYARQFMGKIDKPDVKEIKGLTPSIAIEQKVISTNSRSTVGSSTEIYDYLRLLYARLGKTISPISGKEVKKHHAIDVINFLLKQENGSKWILGAPIPIKKQTEKYQNILTNQGYSRIYEKDELVSLDDWKYEIDSILVIDRFKLNKENDDALNRLSESIELAFFEGEGELFLIDLVSKEKKNFNNRFELDGMTFIEPTNDLFSSNSPIGSCPKCQGYGKTIGLDKDLIIPNPNISIYEGAIAFSDFKGAEDWKTALYEFCRSEQISIHKPYIELSTQEQSKIWAGSSKRYSGIQGYFDKLEAKAYKIQNRILIARFRGKTACEHCKGKKLKPEALYVKFHGKDIAELLTTPLDQLYEFFNKIKLEENEIEIGSRILLEVNNRLETLLKVGLPYLNLQRASNTLSGGESQRIRLANSLSSSLVNSTYLLDEPSIGLHSHDTKNLINVLKELRDLGNTVVVVEHDEEIMQEADYIIDIGKEAGVGGGNIVFAGTYQEILKTQESYTAQFLNKSILIERNTTPPPFQNFIELKGAYANNLKNVDIKIPLGAFTVVSGMSGSGKSTLIQQILYPAIQNEFEIYQNKPKTFSQITLNKDLLHGVEFIDQNPIGKSSRSNALTYLKIFDDIRNLLAKQKLAKTRGYKPKHFSFNTAGGRCETCQGEGQITIEMQFLADAKMECEVCKGNRYQEEILDIKFQGKNIFDILNATVEEAFDFFDKHGETKISKKIKPLLDVGLSYIKLGQSSSTLSGGEAQRVKLASFLNLTQKRNNHLFIFDEPSTGLHFKDIQNLIKAFDALIEKGHSILVIEHHPDIIKLADWNIDLGPMGGNKGGEIVFMGKNEDFIQSETLTAKYLDEVKK
- a CDS encoding methyltransferase, with amino-acid sequence MTFKCKKFSVQDENSGLKVGTDGMLLGAWADVHNFNNVLDVGTGSGLISLMLAQRFDKPMIDAIDIFEGAVIDAQYNFEQSEWKSRLNVLQKNFTNYHLGKYDCIVSNPPFFNKSTKSITESKMIAKHTEMLSAEIIIEYASSFENIKSIQFVLPFSTEEEIINFAKSFGWDLARICQIKPFKSEKANRLLIDFRRLKQPSEKKQFAIREDKLSKEYTEEYIDLLKDFLIIF
- a CDS encoding iron-containing alcohol dehydrogenase; translated protein: MRNFDFYNPTKILFGKGEIAKISQEIPKDSKVLLLYGGGSIKKNGVYKQVIEALESYDYIEFSGISANPEYSILMDALEVIKKEQITYLLAVGGGSVIDGTKFLSSASLYDGEEPWDILSKKIRTEIGMPFGCVQTLPATGSEMNSGAVISRSETKEKLGMGGPGLFPKFSVLDPEVIHSIPKRQIANGIVDAFTHVLEQYMTFPIGAGLQDRFAESILCNLIELAPAMYSGDFSYQQAADYMWSCTMALNGLIQKGVPTDWAIHAMGHELTVLYGIDHARTLAIIMEPHYRYNFDAKKEKLAQYARRVWGILEGDSHDQAHLAIEKTKGFFKSLDVQLKLSDYSEDYHQAPESIANTFEERGWLGIGEHGTLNPKDVFKIVQNALK
- a CDS encoding ABC transporter ATP-binding protein — encoded protein: MITLKDIYKSYQNTSVLRGVNLTINQGEVLSIMGASGAGKTTLLQVLGTLDKFDAGEIWFNKMNIKNLKKNDLAKFRNQNIGFIFQFHNLLPEFSALENIAMPAWIKGDTRTVSTQKAIDLLKRLKLESKRHKKPSELSGGEQQRIAVARALVNQPQIILADEPSGNLDSQNAQDLHELFMEFKEENKQSFVVVTHNEQLSKISDRQLYMKDGIFIEDTVLR
- a CDS encoding FtsX-like permease family protein — translated: MNTEFHIAKGIIKGKLTQNSSSKPIISASITTISVGIIVLIIAIATGKGFKEKIEEKMSFFTADIRVSFNNNSDIHHYKPLEKDDEQTQKFSQIEGVSSIYKASYKVGVLKNGKEVHQVFFKGVDSEFPWKRFEKFIVSGSVPKTGTKEVLVSQKVIDLLGYKLGNDLIITFFDDDKQRIKSRKLKIVGIYKSGFSEFDKQYILGDLAMIQKLNRWKKGEFSFWEIYIKDKSRLEEMREIVNAQSQFYHKISTYREIYPNIFHWTDSFDYNIYILIIIIGAVTSINMVSTVLIILLERSQMIGVLKTLGMENGKIRKLFSYYLLYLVGKGIFWGNLIAISFCLIQSYFKIIPLPSEGYHIDHVPIQLNFSDIISVNILVLSIVFIVMFLPLLYIRRLQPSRILRFK
- a CDS encoding thiamine pyrophosphate-dependent enzyme, which translates into the protein MNIDQAEMAREKITKTILDDYKLIVKSRETSLLGRKEVLTGKAKFGIFGDGKELAQLAMAKVFKNGDFRSGYYRDQTFMMAIGQLTVQEFFAQLYAHTDVEKEPASGGRMMNGHYGTRSLNEDGSFKSLMSQKNSSSDISPTAGQMPRLLGLAQASKYYRATPDADQEGMFTNGGNEIAFGTIGNASTSEGLFFETINAAGVLQVPMIMSVWDDEYGISVHAKHQTTKESISKILAGFQRDENDKGYEIITARGWNYLELVEAFEKAEQIAREEHVPVLIHVNEVTQPQGHSTSGSHERYKSKERLEWETEFDCVAKMRSFILEHNFGDAETLDALEKEAQQEVKEAKREAWTNFLNELKEERNEAVALIKKVAEASPNKVFIEPTANTLEKDTEPIRKAIFSAVKSTLRTVRGEDNEAVRALKQWLALESENNFYRYSSHLVSEGENSFDTVPEIAPEYSEESKKVDARVILRDNFDTLLAKDPRVMIFGEDSGYIGDVNQGLEGLQEKHGENRVSDTGIREATILGQGIGLAMRGLRPIAEIQYLDYLLYALQIMSDDLATVRYRTMNGQKAPLIVRTRGHRLEGVWHSGSPMGMIIHALRGMHILVPRNMTKAAGFYNTLLQMDDPALIVECLNGYRLKEQMPENLGSFTTQIGKVETIHHGEDITIVSYGSTLRVIMEAVKELEKSGISCEVIDVQSLLPFDIDHDIVESIKKTNRVIFIDEDVPGGATAYMMQKVLEEQNAYFHLDSEPKTLASKEHRPAYGTDGDYFSKPNVDDVFDAIYDMMSEVKPNQFPSIY